The DNA region CTGCAATTTCCTTTGTTTCCTGACAACTCTTGCAAACCCACCATTCTTCACTTTCTCATGAGCAAAAAACCCTTTTCCCATTTCACCAATTGTATCCTCATACATGTTAAACCCAGTCAAAAGTATCCCATCTAACCCATGCACTACAAATCTTGACCCGACATAAAGATCCGGATCCGAAACCCTAACCCCATCAACACTAACTACAAAACCCTCATCACTCTCACTCTTCCCAATCAAAATACTGTAATGTGGAAGAAGTGTTTCAAGATATGGCGAAGTAAGGTTGCTGAGGTCAGCAATGGTGAGGTGGCGTGAAGGGATGACGTGTGATTTTAAAGCTGCCACGTAAGCATCTGCATCTGTAGCCATATCGAGTGTATAGAGGAAATGATCTCTTGGTGCGAATATAGTGACGTGGCTGGTGAGGATTTGGAACTGGATATCTGACGTGGCCATTGCGTTGCTAAAGAGTGGGTAACCGTTGTATCTTAAGGCTCGAAGGAGAGTGTCAAGTTCGTGTGGGGTAATAGAGGGTATTATTGTGGAATTGACGGTGGTGTTGGTggagggtattttggtctttgtGGAATTGACGGCGGAGATGGCGGTGGTGATGACGAAGAGAGTAAGGAGCAGTGACTTAGCCATGAGAGAacggttttttttcttttttggttttggCTGTTTTCTTGCAAACTGTTGAAATTGGAATGAGGAGTTATAAGGTGTGGGAGTGTGTATTTGTAGGCAATTTGTTTGGTGGATTGTGGGCTGTCAGATTAGTTTAACAGACTGGACTTTATTTCTCTCACGAGGTGGACCCTCTTCAGATGCTGATTTTATTCACTCTTCTTTTtagtttttttcttctttgttaattCGAATTGATGTAGGAATAATAGTGGTGGGCGTGCGGGATATTCGGT from Lycium barbarum isolate Lr01 chromosome 10, ASM1917538v2, whole genome shotgun sequence includes:
- the LOC132613970 gene encoding fasciclin-like arabinogalactan protein 19 codes for the protein MAKSLLLTLFVITTAISAVNSTKTKIPSTNTTVNSTIIPSITPHELDTLLRALRYNGYPLFSNAMATSDIQFQILTSHVTIFAPRDHFLYTLDMATDADAYVAALKSHVIPSRHLTIADLSNLTSPYLETLLPHYSILIGKSESDEGFVVSVDGVRVSDPDLYVGSRFVVHGLDGILLTGFNMYEDTIGEMGKGFFAHEKVKNGGFARVVRKQRKLQYRRVWKSNYSVKRSNYGGVSGEDDF